One window of the Rufibacter radiotolerans genome contains the following:
- a CDS encoding ExbD/TolR family protein, which translates to MAEIQQQGGDEGGKKRAKKGSTKVDMTPMVDLGFLLLTFFVMTTTLAKPQIMEINMPVKPKTEEERNELKASNAFTILLGGNNRIFYYRGLHQPNMNIIPTVEESDWSAKGIRQVVLEATSANPKLVVLIKADETSNYKNLVDILDEMAITSTQKYAIVPLDNADATLLRNAEKGGQ; encoded by the coding sequence ATGGCAGAAATACAACAGCAAGGCGGCGACGAAGGCGGGAAAAAGCGGGCCAAGAAAGGCTCTACCAAAGTGGATATGACCCCCATGGTAGACTTAGGCTTCCTTTTGCTTACCTTCTTCGTAATGACCACCACCCTGGCTAAACCGCAGATCATGGAGATTAACATGCCGGTTAAGCCAAAGACTGAAGAAGAAAGAAATGAACTAAAGGCATCAAATGCATTTACTATTCTCTTAGGCGGTAACAACCGTATTTTCTACTACCGTGGCCTTCACCAGCCAAACATGAACATTATTCCAACGGTAGAGGAAAGCGATTGGTCAGCCAAGGGCATTAGACAAGTGGTACTTGAAGCAACCAGCGCTAATCCTAAACTGGTAGTTTTGATCAAGGCAGATGAGACGTCAAATTACAAGAATCTGGTAGATATCTTGGATGAGATGGCCATCACCAGCACTCAAAAGTATGCCATTGTACCATTAGACAATGCTGATGCTACGTTACTTAGAAATGCAGAAAAAGGAGGGCAATAA
- a CDS encoding MotA/TolQ/ExbB proton channel family protein, translating into MERKSAPATAKPVVQKSEGKAGSMFASIVIPVAIIAAVLIYMFILGNPANFEGNDNANHPLPGNMLGQVYKGGFIVPILIAINILVLAFSIERFMTISKAKGGKGLEQFVRTVRQKMDVGDVNGAIAICDQQKGSVANVVKAGLLKYQEMHTEVGMTKDQRILAIQKEIEEATALELPMLEKNLVIISTIASISTLVGLIGTVLGMIKAFAALATASGAPDATQLANGISEALINTALGITGSAIAIVAYNYFTSKIDELTYSIDEASYSIIQTYAAQHSETNRI; encoded by the coding sequence ATGGAAAGAAAGAGTGCACCTGCAACTGCAAAACCAGTAGTACAAAAAAGTGAAGGCAAGGCAGGCTCAATGTTTGCAAGCATCGTAATTCCTGTGGCCATTATCGCCGCCGTTTTAATCTACATGTTCATTCTTGGTAACCCTGCCAACTTTGAAGGTAATGACAACGCTAACCACCCGCTTCCAGGCAACATGCTGGGCCAGGTGTATAAAGGAGGTTTCATTGTACCAATCTTGATCGCGATCAACATCTTGGTATTGGCTTTCTCTATTGAGCGTTTCATGACTATCAGCAAAGCAAAAGGTGGCAAAGGCCTTGAGCAGTTCGTGCGCACGGTGCGTCAGAAAATGGACGTGGGTGATGTAAACGGAGCTATCGCTATCTGTGATCAACAAAAAGGATCTGTTGCCAACGTAGTAAAAGCCGGTTTGTTGAAATATCAGGAAATGCACACAGAAGTGGGCATGACCAAAGATCAGCGTATCCTGGCTATCCAGAAAGAGATTGAAGAAGCTACGGCTCTTGAGTTACCTATGCTGGAGAAAAACCTGGTAATCATCTCTACTATCGCCTCTATCTCTACCCTGGTAGGTCTTATTGGTACAGTATTGGGTATGATTAAAGCGTTCGCGGCTCTTGCAACTGCAAGTGGTGCCCCAGATGCAACCCAGCTGGCAAACGGTATCTCTGAGGCCTTGATCAACACTGCTCTTGGTATCACAGGTTCTGCTATCGCTATCGTAGCCTATAACTACTTTACCAGCAAGATTGATGAGTTGACCTATAGCATTGATGAGGCTTCTTACAGCATCATCCAGACGTATGCCGCTCAGCACTCTGAAACCAACAGAATTTAA
- a CDS encoding energy transducer TonB: MDTTKRLTNASLDDMVFEGRNKEYGAYMLRKLYNKHVTRATVIAIALFVLFLSIPLIQSLFKDEEAVRKAPVVKVVDLAAPPSVEKVVPPPPPPPDAPPPPPPVRSTVKFTPPVVKKDEDVRKEEIPDVKELQKTDAGAETVKGDPNAPPSLEGIENGTNTGPAQEVFEDKVYIAVEKMPEFPGGMSAMMKYMGDKFRIPSAAQRAGAEGNVVLSFVVGPTGEITNIEVLKGLGYGLDEEAVRVIKGMPKWTPGEQNGRKVSVKYTVPYRIVIK, from the coding sequence ATGGATACTACTAAACGTTTGACAAACGCCAGCCTTGATGATATGGTCTTTGAAGGCCGTAACAAAGAGTATGGCGCGTACATGCTCCGTAAACTGTATAACAAACACGTTACGCGGGCAACAGTAATCGCTATCGCTCTTTTCGTACTGTTCCTAAGCATCCCTTTGATCCAATCATTGTTTAAGGATGAAGAAGCCGTAAGAAAAGCACCGGTAGTTAAGGTAGTTGACCTGGCAGCACCGCCTTCCGTTGAGAAAGTGGTTCCGCCACCGCCACCACCACCAGACGCACCACCACCCCCACCACCCGTACGCTCCACCGTTAAATTCACGCCTCCGGTAGTGAAGAAAGACGAAGACGTACGTAAGGAGGAGATTCCGGACGTGAAAGAACTTCAGAAAACTGATGCCGGGGCTGAAACCGTAAAAGGGGACCCTAATGCACCGCCATCTTTAGAAGGTATTGAAAACGGCACAAATACGGGCCCAGCTCAGGAAGTCTTTGAAGATAAGGTATACATTGCGGTAGAGAAAATGCCTGAGTTTCCAGGCGGTATGTCTGCCATGATGAAATACATGGGTGACAAATTCCGTATCCCGTCTGCTGCCCAGCGTGCTGGCGCCGAAGGAAACGTGGTTCTGTCCTTTGTGGTAGGCCCTACCGGTGAGATCACCAACATTGAAGTACTGAAAGGCCTTGGTTACGGTCTGGACGAAGAAGCCGTAAGAGTAATCAAGGGAATGCCTAAATGGACCCCAGGAGAGCAAAACGGCCGTAAGGTGTCTGTAAAATATACAGTTCCTTACCGTATCGTGATCAAATAA
- a CDS encoding ExbD/TolR family protein, producing MPKVKVHRTSPSLDMTPMVDLAFLLVTFFMLISKFAPEEVLVVDTPSATSEIKAPDSNIITISIGNDERVFIGVDDKNTKLRLIDKISEKYGVAFTDAEKQTFASLASFGVPISQLKSYLSLTPEDMKKVNQPGIPIDSTRNELRDWVQQARYSNPQSIVAIKGDQKAGYPVAGRVIEILQDINVNRFNLVTDMEVKPVIKR from the coding sequence ATGCCTAAAGTAAAAGTACACAGAACCTCTCCATCCCTGGACATGACGCCCATGGTGGACTTGGCATTCCTTCTGGTAACGTTCTTCATGCTTATTTCGAAGTTCGCACCAGAGGAAGTGCTGGTAGTGGATACGCCGTCTGCAACAAGTGAGATAAAAGCCCCGGATTCCAACATTATCACCATTAGTATTGGTAACGATGAGCGCGTTTTTATTGGTGTAGATGACAAAAACACTAAATTGAGATTGATAGACAAAATAAGTGAGAAATACGGAGTAGCCTTCACAGACGCAGAAAAGCAGACATTTGCCAGCCTTGCTTCCTTTGGGGTTCCTATCTCTCAGTTAAAGTCTTATCTGTCTTTGACGCCCGAGGACATGAAAAAGGTGAACCAGCCGGGTATTCCTATTGATTCTACCAGAAATGAGTTGAGAGACTGGGTGCAACAAGCCCGTTACTCTAACCCACAGTCTATTGTAGCTATCAAAGGAGATCAGAAGGCAGGTTATCCAGTTGCTGGTCGTGTGATTGAAATTTTACAGGATATTAATGTAAACCGTTTCAATCTGGTTACTGACATGGAAGTGAAACCTGTTATTAAAAGATAA